Proteins co-encoded in one Sinobacterium norvegicum genomic window:
- a CDS encoding PilZ domain-containing protein encodes MMSIGGAGAKAGARNGILSLTIKDASVLYAAYMPFLNNGGLFVPTTKAYNLGDEVFMLITLMDEAEKIPVAGKVVWLTPEGAQGGRAAGIGVQFADKDEIAVSKIETYLAGSLASDRPTHTM; translated from the coding sequence GTGATGTCTATCGGTGGTGCTGGTGCTAAGGCGGGGGCAAGAAATGGTATCTTGTCGTTAACAATCAAAGATGCTTCTGTGCTCTATGCAGCCTATATGCCTTTTTTAAATAATGGCGGACTTTTTGTACCAACTACAAAGGCTTACAACTTGGGTGATGAGGTTTTTATGCTGATCACATTGATGGATGAGGCCGAGAAAATTCCGGTTGCGGGCAAGGTTGTCTGGTTGACACCTGAGGGTGCGCAGGGTGGCCGTGCAGCCGGTATTGGTGTTCAGTTTGCCGATAAAGATGAGATAGCGGTGAGTAAAATTGAAACCTATCTTGCCGGTTCGTTGGCATCAGATCGTCCCACGCATACTATGTAA
- the pabC gene encoding aminodeoxychorismate lyase, whose translation MALITGCVVINGKVVDQLAVTDRALAYGDGLFETMPVTGGRIVLLDYHLARLTKGCHALGFCSQQIVLIADEIQRIVADMPSEPFILKLILSRGSGGRGYRPPIEAQYRRVFQCLPMVDYGVEQGGISVFQCQTRLPEAFALAGLKHLNRLPQVLAKQEWHDDAIAEGIMLDGQGYVVEGTQSNVFWLRNNTLYTSSLKRCGVAGVMRQLIIEKLAKKFNYDVVFEEIYYRQLYHVEAVFVCNSLMRICPVDCLLDTDKRLPIELNSSGHPVVAQLQHALIDIYPQ comes from the coding sequence ATGGCGTTGATTACTGGCTGTGTTGTTATCAATGGAAAGGTTGTTGATCAGCTGGCCGTGACAGATCGTGCATTGGCCTATGGCGACGGCTTGTTTGAAACAATGCCGGTGACCGGCGGCAGGATTGTGTTGTTGGATTACCATCTGGCCCGCCTAACAAAGGGTTGTCATGCACTCGGCTTTTGTTCGCAACAAATAGTACTTATTGCTGACGAGATCCAGCGCATTGTCGCTGACATGCCCTCGGAACCTTTCATTCTGAAATTGATACTCTCTCGTGGCAGTGGCGGGCGGGGTTATCGGCCGCCAATAGAGGCGCAATACAGGCGTGTTTTTCAGTGTCTACCGATGGTGGATTATGGTGTTGAACAGGGCGGAATATCGGTCTTTCAGTGCCAAACAAGGCTGCCAGAGGCCTTCGCGTTAGCCGGGCTTAAGCATCTCAACCGACTGCCACAGGTATTGGCAAAGCAAGAGTGGCATGATGACGCCATTGCCGAAGGCATTATGCTCGATGGACAGGGATATGTTGTTGAGGGAACGCAGAGTAATGTTTTTTGGTTGCGAAATAACACGCTGTATACCAGTAGTCTCAAACGCTGTGGCGTGGCAGGCGTAATGCGCCAGTTAATTATTGAAAAACTGGCAAAAAAGTTTAATTATGATGTGGTGTTCGAAGAAATATATTACCGCCAGCTTTATCATGTCGAAGCGGTATTTGTCTGCAATAGCTTGATGAGAATTTGCCCTGTTGATTGCCTGCTTGATACCGATAAACGCTTGCCAATAGAGCTCAATAGTAGCGGTCACCCAGTAGTTGCTCAGCTGCAGCATGCGTTGATCGATATTTACCCCCAATAA
- a CDS encoding DNA polymerase III subunit delta', with translation MIYPWLEDRWQQLIEQVDAGILPHALLITGSAGLGKLSLAKALGIYLQCHQPVDKQACGSCKSCLLHQVGTHPDYKVLTLEEGSRQIKIDAVRQVSDFVLKKSQQGGYKIVIIDPAVAMNENASNALLKSLEEPGESTVIILLGVSSQQVLPTIRSRCQLLQIRDISFEQGEQWLAPQVGGLERAKYLLAVAKGQPTLALELDQSPKLQLREQILAELTQLLEGQTDLVVVAQKWAKAELGEVVGWLLDWYIDLAKWTATGGYTAMADCQVLYRLLALRLNPQKLHQQVDKLTKLKAVITKGASPNKQLLLEGVLADLSH, from the coding sequence ATGATATACCCCTGGTTGGAAGATCGCTGGCAGCAGCTGATTGAACAGGTGGATGCCGGCATCTTACCCCATGCACTGCTAATCACCGGGTCTGCCGGGCTTGGCAAGCTATCTCTGGCCAAGGCCCTGGGCATCTATCTTCAATGTCATCAGCCTGTCGATAAGCAAGCCTGCGGTAGCTGTAAAAGTTGTCTATTGCATCAGGTCGGCACCCATCCGGATTATAAGGTACTGACATTAGAGGAGGGCAGCCGGCAAATTAAAATTGATGCGGTGAGGCAGGTCTCAGATTTCGTACTCAAAAAGAGTCAGCAGGGCGGCTATAAAATTGTCATTATCGACCCAGCCGTGGCGATGAATGAAAATGCCTCAAATGCGCTGCTCAAAAGTCTGGAGGAGCCTGGCGAAAGTACGGTCATTATTTTGTTGGGCGTCAGTAGCCAGCAGGTGTTGCCAACTATCCGTTCCCGATGCCAGTTGTTGCAGATTAGGGATATAAGTTTTGAGCAGGGTGAGCAGTGGCTGGCACCTCAGGTGGGTGGACTGGAGCGGGCAAAATATTTATTGGCTGTGGCCAAGGGGCAGCCTACCCTGGCGTTGGAGCTGGACCAGAGTCCCAAGCTTCAACTGCGCGAGCAAATTCTGGCCGAATTGACCCAATTGCTAGAGGGGCAGACAGACCTGGTCGTTGTCGCTCAAAAGTGGGCTAAAGCCGAGCTTGGCGAAGTGGTGGGCTGGCTGTTGGATTGGTATATTGATTTGGCTAAGTGGACGGCCACCGGAGGATATACAGCAATGGCGGACTGCCAGGTGCTGTACCGGTTATTAGCTTTAAGGCTTAATCCGCAGAAACTACATCAGCAGGTAGATAAATTGACTAAACTAAAGGCTGTTATCACCAAAGGTGCAAGCCCCAATAAACAGCTGTTGCTAGAGGGTGTGCTTGCAGATTTAAGTCATTAA
- a CDS encoding Hcp family type VI secretion system effector, with protein sequence MAIYMNYNGKTPAGNVTAKGYEGWIEVDSFSFGVGRGISMEAGHLSNREATRPSISEITVSKAMDAASGGLFKQSVTGDEGIQVEVHIVQTGAAGLEKYATYTMDDCLISSYSVGASAGGAPQETVSISFARIEANLAHADKSNKNPKNVLVGYNLATAEPI encoded by the coding sequence ATGGCTATTTACATGAATTACAACGGCAAGACTCCAGCGGGTAATGTTACTGCTAAGGGCTACGAGGGATGGATTGAGGTTGATAGCTTTTCTTTTGGCGTCGGTCGCGGTATCAGCATGGAAGCCGGTCATCTGTCTAATCGTGAAGCAACTCGCCCAAGCATCAGTGAAATCACTGTGTCAAAGGCTATGGACGCGGCCTCAGGTGGTTTATTCAAGCAGTCTGTCACCGGTGATGAAGGTATTCAGGTCGAAGTACATATCGTACAAACAGGCGCAGCAGGCCTTGAAAAATATGCCACGTATACCATGGATGACTGTTTGATCAGCTCATACAGCGTTGGTGCCAGTGCCGGTGGTGCGCCACAAGAAACAGTATCGATCAGCTTTGCCCGCATTGAGGCAAACCTTGCCCATGCAGATAAGAGCAATAAGAATCCTAAGAATGTATTGGTCGGTTATAACTTAGCGACAGCTGAACCGATTTAA
- a CDS encoding transposase, producing the protein MARLPRLNLINIPQHIVQVGHNSLPCFFCDDDYAFYLQSLRAASDQYKVDVHAYVLLPSMIQIIATPNIPNGISSMMQSLGRRYVQYINHRYKRSGTLWGGRYKSSVIDSTAYLLTCYRYVELRPLHMGLVDDVEDYRWSSFPHHIGLCNDSLIIDHPLFLELGDSRKQRCYAYQQLFKYEFGVAVMDYIAETVSVGQILGGDGFKDQIEKIANVRVRPLKRGRPKKSSAAR; encoded by the coding sequence ATGGCACGTTTGCCTCGACTCAACCTGATCAATATCCCTCAGCATATCGTACAGGTAGGCCATAATAGTCTGCCCTGTTTTTTTTGTGATGATGATTATGCTTTCTATTTGCAGAGCCTGCGTGCGGCGTCGGACCAGTATAAGGTAGATGTCCATGCGTATGTTTTGCTGCCAAGTATGATCCAAATAATCGCAACCCCTAATATTCCCAATGGCATCTCTTCGATGATGCAGTCTTTAGGGCGCCGCTATGTACAATATATTAATCACCGCTATAAACGCTCAGGCACCCTGTGGGGTGGTCGATACAAGTCCAGTGTCATCGACTCGACAGCCTATCTTTTAACCTGCTATCGCTACGTTGAATTAAGGCCGCTTCATATGGGGCTGGTTGATGACGTTGAAGATTATCGATGGTCTAGTTTTCCTCACCATATAGGGCTCTGCAATGACTCGCTGATCATTGATCATCCGTTGTTTTTAGAGTTGGGCGACAGCCGTAAACAACGTTGTTATGCATATCAGCAGTTGTTCAAATATGAATTCGGTGTCGCGGTAATGGATTACATAGCCGAGACGGTAAGTGTTGGGCAGATACTCGGAGGTGATGGTTTTAAGGACCAGATAGAAAAGATAGCTAATGTGAGAGTTCGTCCTTTGAAACGTGGACGCCCCAAAAAATCATCGGCGGCGCGTTAA
- the fabF gene encoding beta-ketoacyl-ACP synthase II — translation MSKRRVVVTGLGLITPLGNTVADTWNGILNGKSGIAPIEHFDVSSFTTRFGGSVKDFDVTQYLAKKDAKRMDIFIQYGMAAAIQAIEDSGLQATEENAPRIGCAIGSGIGGIGSIEQGRDIINNSGPRKISPFFVPGSIINMIAGNISIKYGFQGPNIAVTTACTTGTHNIGIAARMIEHGDADAMVVGGAEMATTSVGLGGFAAARALSTRNDDPQAASRPWDKDRDGFVLSDGAGMLVLEEYEQAKARGATIYAELAGFGMSADAYHMTSPTTDGSGAARSMKNAIVDAGIDTSLIHYVNAHGTSTPAGDVAESLAVKLAMGEAAAAKAAVSSTKSMIGHLLGAAGSVEAVFSVLAIRDQVAPPTINLDNPDEGCDLNYVPHTAQEMNIEAAVSNSFGFGGTNGSLLFKRV, via the coding sequence GTGTCCAAGCGTAGAGTAGTAGTCACCGGTTTGGGCTTGATTACTCCCTTAGGTAATACTGTCGCCGATACATGGAACGGTATACTTAATGGTAAAAGTGGCATTGCGCCTATCGAGCACTTTGATGTCTCATCGTTTACGACACGTTTTGGCGGGTCGGTGAAAGATTTTGATGTCACGCAATATTTAGCCAAGAAAGATGCCAAACGAATGGATATTTTCATTCAATACGGTATGGCTGCTGCTATCCAGGCAATTGAAGACTCTGGTTTGCAAGCGACAGAGGAAAACGCACCTCGTATTGGCTGTGCTATTGGTTCTGGTATTGGCGGTATTGGCTCGATTGAGCAAGGTCGCGATATTATCAACAATAGCGGTCCTCGCAAGATTTCCCCATTTTTTGTCCCCGGCTCTATTATCAACATGATTGCCGGTAATATATCGATTAAATATGGCTTTCAAGGCCCTAATATTGCTGTCACCACCGCCTGTACTACGGGCACGCATAATATTGGTATCGCGGCTCGTATGATCGAGCACGGCGATGCTGATGCAATGGTTGTTGGTGGCGCTGAAATGGCGACAACCTCGGTTGGCTTAGGCGGTTTTGCTGCAGCCCGTGCACTGTCTACCCGGAACGACGACCCGCAAGCGGCCAGCCGTCCATGGGATAAAGATCGCGATGGTTTCGTGCTCAGTGATGGTGCTGGTATGCTGGTGCTTGAAGAGTATGAGCAGGCCAAGGCCCGTGGCGCAACAATCTATGCTGAGCTTGCCGGCTTTGGCATGAGCGCTGACGCTTATCATATGACGTCTCCGACGACGGATGGCAGTGGTGCTGCGCGTTCTATGAAGAATGCCATCGTTGATGCTGGTATCGATACCTCGCTTATCCATTACGTCAATGCTCACGGTACATCGACACCGGCGGGTGATGTCGCTGAAAGCTTGGCGGTGAAATTGGCAATGGGTGAGGCTGCTGCGGCAAAGGCTGCCGTCAGCTCAACCAAGTCGATGATCGGTCATTTGCTCGGTGCTGCGGGTTCTGTCGAGGCTGTTTTCTCAGTATTGGCTATTCGTGATCAGGTGGCTCCGCCGACCATCAACTTGGATAACCCAGACGAAGGCTGTGATCTTAATTACGTGCCACATACCGCGCAAGAAATGAATATTGAGGCTGCTGTTTCAAATTCATTTGGCTTTGGTGGTACCAACGGTAGCTTGTTGTTCAAACGAGTATAG
- a CDS encoding TatD family hydrolase, with product MPVQTLPLVDSHCHLDRLNLEGYDDGIAGVIARARQQGVGKMLCVGIDLENSLTCSEIASTYSEVVASVGVHPLSVDETPLDIERLRRLADSKHVVAIGETGLDYFYESQCLKQQRQSFVDHLVLAKELRKPVIVHTRDAKDDTIELITGHGCLESAGVLHCFTEDLPMAKKALDLNYYISISGIVTFRNADALRDVVKALPLDRLLIETDSPYLTPMPHRGKPNEPQYVSLVAQYIADLLAIDVQVLAEITTNNFYRLFGSE from the coding sequence ATGCCTGTTCAAACCCTCCCGCTTGTTGATTCTCACTGCCACCTAGACCGTTTAAACCTTGAGGGGTATGACGATGGTATTGCTGGCGTGATAGCCCGTGCCCGTCAGCAGGGTGTCGGTAAGATGCTCTGTGTGGGTATCGACCTCGAAAACTCTTTAACCTGCTCTGAGATTGCCTCCACCTATTCTGAAGTTGTCGCCTCTGTCGGTGTGCATCCCTTGAGCGTCGATGAGACGCCGCTCGATATAGAGCGACTACGTCGGTTAGCCGATAGCAAGCATGTTGTCGCGATAGGTGAAACTGGGCTGGATTATTTCTACGAGTCTCAATGTTTGAAGCAGCAGAGACAAAGCTTTGTTGACCATTTGGTGCTGGCCAAAGAGCTTCGTAAGCCGGTGATTGTTCATACCCGGGATGCCAAAGACGATACCATCGAGTTGATAACAGGTCATGGTTGTTTGGAGTCTGCCGGCGTGCTTCACTGCTTTACTGAGGATTTGCCGATGGCTAAGAAAGCCCTGGACCTCAATTATTACATCTCTATTTCGGGGATAGTCACCTTCAGAAATGCCGATGCTCTTCGTGATGTTGTTAAGGCGTTACCACTCGATCGTCTATTGATTGAAACAGATTCGCCCTATTTGACGCCGATGCCCCATCGCGGAAAGCCTAACGAGCCGCAGTATGTCAGTTTGGTTGCGCAATATATCGCCGATTTGTTGGCTATTGATGTGCAAGTTTTGGCGGAAATTACGACGAATAATTTTTATCGGTTGTTCGGTAGTGAATAA
- the mltG gene encoding endolytic transglycosylase MltG: MIIFKRVLLLAVFVAVLVGFGAQQWLQRTMHTPLAEQFIGSSVVVGKGSSFSAVANQLQADGIIENARVFVLYARFYELTDIKAGEYAISVNDTAITLLDKMRKGAVKYYQITLTEGLTLKQLLAKIHANTLIEQTLQLSELPVYMSELGYGEHDNIEGLIFPDSYAFTRGQTDREIIAVAAARLQTVLQQQWQQRQKNLPYKTPYEALVMASIVERETGVARERGEIAGVFVRRLKKRMRLQTDPTVIYGMGDRYNGRITRADLRRDTPYNTYTRNGLPPTPIAAAGKEAIHAALNPKQGSSLYFVAKGDGTHQFSDTLEQHNKAVRTYQLKRRDDYRSSPANE, from the coding sequence ATGATAATTTTTAAACGTGTATTGCTACTGGCTGTTTTTGTCGCAGTGCTGGTTGGTTTTGGTGCCCAGCAGTGGTTGCAGCGTACGATGCATACCCCACTGGCAGAGCAGTTTATCGGTTCTAGTGTCGTTGTCGGCAAGGGCTCGAGTTTTAGTGCTGTGGCAAATCAGCTGCAGGCTGATGGCATAATAGAAAACGCCCGTGTTTTTGTTCTCTACGCGAGATTTTATGAGCTGACAGATATCAAGGCGGGAGAGTATGCGATCTCGGTCAATGATACCGCCATTACGCTGTTGGATAAGATGCGTAAAGGGGCGGTAAAGTATTATCAAATCACGTTGACGGAAGGACTGACGCTTAAGCAACTGCTGGCCAAAATTCATGCGAATACACTGATAGAGCAGACGTTGCAGCTGTCTGAATTACCGGTCTATATGAGTGAGCTTGGCTATGGTGAGCACGACAACATTGAAGGCTTGATCTTCCCGGATAGTTACGCCTTTACCCGCGGTCAAACCGATCGTGAGATCATTGCCGTCGCCGCGGCGAGGCTGCAGACAGTCTTGCAGCAGCAGTGGCAGCAGCGACAAAAAAATCTGCCCTATAAAACCCCCTACGAAGCCCTTGTTATGGCCAGTATTGTTGAGAGGGAAACCGGTGTTGCCAGAGAGCGGGGTGAGATTGCCGGGGTCTTTGTTCGTCGCTTGAAAAAGAGAATGAGGTTGCAGACTGACCCGACGGTTATCTACGGCATGGGTGATCGTTATAACGGCCGGATTACTCGGGCTGATTTACGTCGAGATACTCCATACAACACATATACCCGCAACGGTTTACCGCCGACGCCTATCGCTGCTGCTGGTAAAGAAGCGATACACGCAGCGCTAAACCCCAAACAGGGCAGTAGCCTGTACTTTGTCGCCAAGGGTGATGGTACGCATCAGTTTTCAGATACCTTAGAGCAGCATAATAAGGCCGTCAGAACCTATCAATTAAAGCGCCGTGATGATTATCGCAGCTCACCGGCCAATGAGTAG
- the tmk gene encoding dTMP kinase, with protein MSLETKTKPLFITIEGGEGVGKTTNVEYIKQLLNASGTEFIHTREPGGTPLAEELRELLLSKRGEQVDEMAELLLVFAARSQHLNTKILPALSRGEWVLCDRFTDATYAYQGCGRNMSTALIEQLEQTVQQGVQPDLTLLLDVPVEIGMERARQRGELDRFESEQLAFFHRVREGYLRRAADNPQRFAVIDASQPLADVQAQIAGVILPMLANTP; from the coding sequence ATGAGTTTAGAGACAAAGACCAAGCCCTTGTTTATCACTATCGAGGGTGGTGAGGGTGTCGGTAAAACCACTAACGTCGAATACATTAAGCAGTTGCTCAATGCCAGCGGGACAGAGTTTATTCATACCCGCGAGCCGGGGGGGACGCCATTGGCGGAAGAATTGAGAGAATTGCTGCTGAGCAAGAGAGGGGAGCAGGTTGATGAGATGGCTGAGCTGTTGTTGGTGTTTGCCGCCCGTTCGCAACATCTCAATACCAAGATTTTACCAGCACTAAGTCGTGGCGAATGGGTGCTGTGTGACCGCTTTACCGATGCCACCTATGCCTACCAGGGTTGTGGTCGTAATATGTCAACGGCATTGATTGAACAGCTAGAGCAAACCGTTCAGCAGGGTGTGCAGCCTGATTTGACGTTGCTATTGGATGTGCCTGTTGAAATTGGCATGGAACGCGCTCGTCAGCGCGGGGAACTCGACCGCTTTGAATCAGAGCAGCTGGCATTCTTTCATCGTGTCAGAGAGGGCTATTTACGCCGTGCAGCCGACAACCCTCAGCGCTTTGCTGTTATTGATGCCTCACAGCCACTGGCCGATGTGCAGGCGCAAATCGCCGGTGTCATCTTGCCAATGCTCGCGAATACGCCATGA